From a single Papaver somniferum cultivar HN1 unplaced genomic scaffold, ASM357369v1 unplaced-scaffold_133, whole genome shotgun sequence genomic region:
- the LOC113333456 gene encoding uncharacterized protein LOC113333456 gives MGSSTVITVGGPTKGVTMLLACGSPIFWHRRYGPLGNGMRRAVRPHILRRRKMMILEDYEALFEKIDMKPVYGIQLPPRQHEIDVDTELVEVKLNHWHMLMVSAYRVIESMKDLD, from the exons ATGGGGAGTTCTACTGTGATTACGGTTGGTGGTCCAACTAAAG GTGTCACAATGCTATTGGCCTGTGGCTCCCCTATCTTTTGGCACAGAAGATACGGACCCCTTGGTAATGGAATGCGTCGAGCAGTTAGGCCACACATTTTAAG GAGGAGGAAAATGATGATTCTGGAGGACTATGAAGCATTGTTTGAGAAAATCGACATGAAGCCTGTATATGGAATACAACTACCACCAAGACAACATGAGATTGATGTCGACACTGAGCTCGTGGAAGTCAAGTTAAACCACTGGCATATGCTAATGGTATCGGCATATCGAGTAATAGAATCAATGAAGGATCTAGACTAA